A single window of Dermacentor albipictus isolate Rhodes 1998 colony chromosome 1, USDA_Dalb.pri_finalv2, whole genome shotgun sequence DNA harbors:
- the LOC135911788 gene encoding adult-specific cuticular protein ACP-20-like — protein MAFLVASAYAGNLGGGAGGLGPAAAGPGGPGLNGGGGGLGPGLGGAGGGLGDGLGGGLGVGLAGVLSAALGGGVGGLAGPAVSTGPVSVGAPVAVSQTVSIPAPVATPVATVSFLKQPVIHLKYVTKPVVSYVRHPVATVHHAIRPVVHVTHAVAAPAIAATPAVAAAPVVLGGFGGPAFVGGFGGLGGLGGVGLAGSGFGGGGLGGIGLGGVGLGGAGLGGLGYGAGGLGYGGGLGGGLGGGLGGVGNGVVVKAKHLKS, from the coding sequence ATGGCCTTCCTGGTCGCCAGCGCCTACGCCGGTAACTTAGGTGGTGGTGCCGGTGGCCTGGGACCGGCTGCAGCAGGGCCTGGCGGCCCAGGGCTcaatggaggtggtggtggtctGGGTCCTGGCCTTGGCGGTGCCGGCGGCGGCCTCGGTGATGGTCTCGGAGGAGGTCTCGGAGTCGGCCTTGCGGGAGTCCTTAGCGCCGCACTGGGTGGTGGCGTGGGCGGCTTAGCAGGCCCTGCAGTATCCACAGGTCCGGTGTCCGTGGGCGCCCCCGTTGCCGTAAGCCAGACCGTGTCCATTCCAGCGCCAGTGGCGACACCCGTCGCTACTGTATCTTTCCTGAAGCAGCCCGTAATACACCTTAAGTACGTCACCAAGCCAGTGGTGAGCTACGTACGCCATCCGGTGGCCACCGTCCACCACGCCATCAGACCTGTGGTGCACGTCACGCACGCCGTTGCTGCGCCGGCCATCGCAGCCACCCCAGCTGTGGCTGCTGCACCGGTCGTGCTAGGCGGGTTCGGCGGACCAGCGTTCGTCGGCGGATTTGGTGGCCTCGGGGGCCTTGGAGGCGTGGGCCTAGCGGGCTCAGGCTTTGGGGGTGGCGGCCTCGGAGGCATCGGTCTCGGTGGCGTCGGTCTCGGAGGCGCAGGCCTCGGAGGCCTCGGATACGGTGCGGGGGGACTGGGTTATGGAGGCGGACTGGGGGGTGGGCTCGGCGGCGGACTCGGCGGCGTCGGTAATGGAGTGGTGGTCAAGGCCAAGCATCTGAAGTCCTAA